The Hydrogenobacter thermophilus TK-6 genome window below encodes:
- the hemG gene encoding protoporphyrinogen oxidase, which produces MIDVAVVGAGISGLSIAYHLKKAGLEVKVFEKEDAVGGNIQTAYIDGYVCELGPQTILADSKVEEFLKDAGIKPIYANPSSKKRYIYRKGKLVALPLSPVEFLLSPFLSLGGKLRVLKEPFVPRSPKQEESIAEFVRRRFGREFLDYVVAPFVSGVYAGDPEELSVKYAVRKVYELEQKYGSVIKGAIKLKALGPSGKLISFEGGNATLIRKLSESLEVHKENVVLRIRRKDDIFILDTKEGKVTAKAVVVSTPATSTGYLLRDLSWSISEEFDKIYYAPVLVVHVAVKFGVLPEGFGFLVPKKENKRILGVIFSSNLFEGRSPEGKSLITVYIGGATDPEIIEYEDEAIVSVLERELRETVDIRDWDLLKITRWKKGIPQYTVGYGRYLELANSIEMEQPGLFLSGNYLYGVSVADCIRVSHHIAKRVIDFLEVKGRTVV; this is translated from the coding sequence ATGATAGATGTAGCGGTAGTAGGGGCAGGTATATCCGGGCTATCCATAGCCTATCACCTTAAAAAGGCTGGACTTGAGGTAAAGGTTTTTGAAAAAGAAGATGCCGTAGGTGGAAACATACAAACAGCATACATAGACGGTTATGTTTGCGAGCTTGGACCTCAGACCATTCTTGCGGACAGTAAAGTAGAAGAGTTTTTAAAAGATGCAGGTATAAAGCCCATATATGCCAATCCTTCTTCCAAAAAGAGATACATATACAGGAAGGGTAAGTTGGTGGCTCTTCCTCTATCACCCGTAGAATTTCTCTTATCACCTTTTCTGTCCCTCGGCGGAAAGCTAAGAGTCCTCAAAGAGCCTTTTGTTCCAAGGTCTCCCAAGCAGGAAGAAAGTATAGCGGAGTTTGTCAGAAGGCGTTTTGGGAGGGAGTTTTTAGATTATGTAGTAGCTCCTTTCGTGTCTGGAGTTTACGCTGGAGACCCAGAGGAGCTATCTGTTAAATACGCAGTTAGAAAGGTTTACGAGCTGGAGCAAAAGTACGGAAGCGTTATAAAGGGAGCCATAAAGCTCAAAGCTCTTGGTCCATCGGGAAAGCTCATATCCTTTGAAGGAGGAAATGCAACTCTTATAAGAAAGCTCTCTGAAAGTTTAGAGGTTCATAAAGAGAATGTGGTTCTGAGGATAAGGAGAAAGGACGATATTTTTATCCTAGATACCAAGGAGGGGAAGGTTACGGCTAAGGCGGTTGTAGTTTCTACTCCTGCCACATCTACAGGTTATCTGCTCAGGGATCTGTCTTGGAGCATATCCGAGGAGTTTGACAAAATATACTACGCTCCTGTTCTGGTGGTGCATGTGGCAGTAAAGTTTGGTGTTCTGCCAGAAGGCTTTGGTTTTTTAGTGCCAAAAAAGGAAAACAAAAGGATACTGGGGGTGATCTTTTCATCTAATCTTTTTGAAGGAAGGAGTCCAGAGGGCAAGAGTCTTATCACCGTATATATTGGTGGTGCCACAGACCCAGAAATAATAGAATACGAAGATGAAGCCATTGTAAGTGTGCTGGAGAGGGAACTAAGAGAGACCGTAGATATAAGAGACTGGGATCTTTTAAAAATAACGCGCTGGAAAAAGGGTATACCCCAATACACTGTGGGGTACGGAAGGTATCTTGAGCTGGCAAACTCCATAGAGATGGAGCAACCCGGACTTTTCTTGAGTGGCAATTATCTTTATGGTGTTTCCGTTGCAGACTGTATAAGAGTTTCACATCACATAGCAAAGAGGGTAATAGACTTTTTGGAAGTTAAGGGGCGTACTGTTGTATAA
- the fsa gene encoding fructose-6-phosphate aldolase, with product MQFFLDTGNVDEVKQALDWGILDGVTTNPSLIAKTGRPFMQVAKEIVKLVDGPVSLETVSLDTEGMVKEGRMLAEIGDNVVVKIPMTPQGMKAVQILESEGIPVNVTLVFSPAQALIAAKAGATFVSPFIGRIDDVSGEGMKLIREVKTIFDNYDIDTEIIVASVRHPMHVVEAALIGADICTMPFEVMKKLFNHPLTDRGIELFLKDWEKVPDKPF from the coding sequence ATGCAGTTCTTTTTAGATACAGGAAATGTAGATGAAGTAAAGCAGGCTTTAGATTGGGGGATTCTTGATGGTGTGACTACCAATCCAAGTCTTATAGCCAAGACGGGAAGACCTTTTATGCAAGTGGCCAAAGAGATAGTCAAGCTGGTTGATGGACCTGTCAGCCTGGAGACAGTATCTCTTGATACAGAAGGTATGGTAAAAGAGGGAAGGATGCTGGCAGAAATTGGCGATAATGTAGTGGTAAAGATACCCATGACACCTCAAGGCATGAAAGCTGTTCAAATACTGGAATCTGAAGGTATACCCGTAAATGTAACTCTTGTCTTCTCACCTGCTCAAGCTCTTATAGCTGCAAAAGCTGGAGCCACCTTCGTATCACCTTTTATTGGTAGGATAGATGATGTATCTGGAGAGGGCATGAAGCTTATAAGGGAGGTAAAAACCATTTTTGATAATTACGACATAGATACGGAGATAATAGTGGCAAGTGTGCGCCACCCTATGCATGTGGTGGAGGCAGCTCTTATAGGAGCGGATATATGCACTATGCCCTTTGAGGTTATGAAAAAGCTCTTCAACCACCCACTTACAGATAGAGGTATAGAACTCTTTCTGAAGGATTGGGAAAAGGTGCCGGACAAACCTTTTTAA
- the thiS gene encoding sulfur carrier protein ThiS: MKSYTRYRPLDEEVLSYIFLSMLVYVNGEEKEISGDMNLHELLGYLGITYREVGLAVSVNGEVVPKSEYKNRRVSEGDSIEIIHIVGGG; this comes from the coding sequence ATGAAAAGTTATACAAGGTATAGACCACTTGATGAAGAAGTTCTAAGTTATATTTTTTTATCCATGCTGGTTTATGTAAACGGCGAAGAGAAGGAGATAAGTGGGGATATGAACCTACACGAGCTTTTGGGGTACTTGGGCATAACGTACAGAGAAGTAGGTTTGGCTGTATCCGTAAACGGTGAGGTAGTTCCTAAGTCGGAGTACAAAAATAGAAGGGTCAGTGAGGGTGATAGTATTGAGATCATACACATAGTAGGTGGTGGTTGA
- a CDS encoding 4Fe-4S dicluster-binding protein produces the protein MYYVAEVINDECSKYNCKQCTLFCPEPNTLMYTDEEHHAYVIQDRCKGCALCVYVCVNLLKRNAIHMIMPEVHAEK, from the coding sequence ATGTACTATGTGGCGGAGGTGATAAACGACGAGTGCAGTAAGTACAACTGCAAGCAGTGTACACTGTTCTGTCCAGAGCCCAACACTCTCATGTACACGGATGAAGAACATCACGCGTATGTCATCCAAGACAGATGCAAAGGCTGCGCTTTGTGTGTCTATGTTTGTGTAAATCTTCTTAAGCGCAATGCCATTCACATGATCATGCCAGAAGTGCATGCGGAAAAGTAA
- a CDS encoding S41 family peptidase, with amino-acid sequence MSIPLLLLILLLQIVYAQEVCSKEEALSRFKEVLTKYYLWKDRVDGVEWGSLDEAITYLRKKGDRWTAITKLEEDRLWYSKAKMLGVGIRWDDDGQIRRVFRGSPAEKSGLKEGDIIISVNGVEDKELWSQTIRSVPVGNIINMVVKRGENTINFRIIKGEFTVPPIEDVRVILLDHKRIGYIAMTNFTNPAIEDFKKTLEFLNSQKVDALLLDLRNNGGGLISVAKAIADMLIRGEGVMFYLESRSGGPSIYEFKSGEPLFKKPILVFVNRWTASAAELLTVLLRTYAKAVVAGELTVGKYVGSNMYQLDSCGNVLRLVTFEMKLPNGRSITDDMGILPDCVIKANGDDGLSMALDCLMQKVFQEPSVAQP; translated from the coding sequence ATGAGTATTCCACTGCTTCTTCTGATCCTTCTTCTGCAGATAGTCTATGCTCAGGAAGTATGTTCCAAAGAGGAAGCCTTAAGTAGGTTTAAAGAGGTTCTTACTAAATATTATCTGTGGAAGGATAGAGTGGACGGTGTAGAGTGGGGAAGTCTTGACGAGGCTATCACATATCTGAGAAAAAAGGGGGACAGATGGACTGCCATAACAAAGCTTGAGGAGGACAGGCTCTGGTATTCAAAAGCCAAGATGTTGGGCGTAGGAATTAGATGGGACGACGATGGGCAGATAAGGCGTGTTTTCAGAGGATCTCCTGCAGAGAAGTCTGGACTGAAGGAAGGAGACATAATAATTTCCGTCAACGGAGTAGAAGATAAAGAGCTTTGGAGTCAGACTATAAGGAGTGTGCCAGTAGGAAACATAATAAACATGGTTGTAAAGAGGGGGGAAAACACTATAAACTTTCGCATAATAAAAGGGGAATTTACCGTACCACCTATTGAAGATGTACGGGTGATCCTATTGGATCACAAAAGGATAGGCTACATTGCTATGACAAACTTTACTAATCCTGCTATTGAGGACTTCAAGAAGACTTTAGAGTTTTTAAACTCCCAAAAGGTGGATGCCCTCTTGCTGGACCTTAGAAACAACGGCGGGGGACTTATCTCCGTTGCTAAAGCTATAGCAGACATGTTAATAAGGGGGGAGGGTGTCATGTTTTACTTAGAATCAAGGAGCGGTGGACCAAGCATATACGAGTTTAAAAGTGGTGAGCCTCTCTTCAAAAAACCCATACTTGTCTTTGTAAATCGTTGGACCGCTTCAGCAGCTGAGCTTTTAACTGTGCTGCTTAGGACTTATGCCAAAGCAGTTGTGGCAGGTGAGTTAACGGTGGGCAAGTATGTAGGTAGCAATATGTATCAACTGGACAGCTGCGGTAATGTTCTCAGATTGGTGACCTTTGAAATGAAACTTCCCAACGGGAGAAGCATAACAGATGATATGGGTATTCTCCCAGACTGCGTCATAAAAGCTAACGGTGATGATGGGCTCAGCATGGCTCTTGACTGTCTGATGCAGAAGGTATTCCAAGAACCTTCTGTAGCTCAGCCTTAA
- a CDS encoding thiazole synthase has protein sequence MFDLEKFLEEDALEIAGRTFKSRLIIGSGKFKSFQQNKEVLEASGAEIITVAVRRVNITDPNKENLLDYIDPKKYLILPNTAGCYTAEEAIKTAMLAREATGINWIKLEVIGDQKTLLPDMEETLKAAQFLVKEGFVVLPYIFDDPVYAKKFEDVGCAAVMPLAAPIGSGLGLQNPYNIMFIKESVSVPVIVDAGIGSAADIPPVMELGVDGVLTNTALAEAKDPIKMAIAMRHAVIAGRLSYLAGRMPKRTYAVPSSPLKGVPYKS, from the coding sequence ATGTTTGACCTGGAAAAGTTTCTGGAAGAGGACGCTCTGGAAATAGCGGGAAGGACTTTCAAGTCAAGGCTGATAATAGGCTCTGGGAAATTTAAGAGCTTTCAGCAAAACAAGGAGGTGCTTGAGGCAAGTGGTGCAGAAATAATAACGGTAGCGGTAAGAAGGGTGAATATAACTGATCCCAATAAAGAAAACCTGCTGGACTACATAGACCCCAAGAAATATCTAATACTCCCCAACACTGCCGGATGCTACACTGCGGAAGAAGCCATAAAAACGGCTATGCTGGCAAGAGAGGCAACTGGTATAAATTGGATAAAGCTTGAAGTGATAGGAGACCAGAAAACCCTTTTGCCGGATATGGAAGAGACACTAAAGGCTGCACAGTTTTTGGTGAAGGAAGGCTTTGTAGTTCTTCCTTACATATTTGATGACCCTGTGTATGCCAAAAAGTTTGAAGATGTGGGTTGTGCTGCAGTAATGCCACTTGCTGCACCTATAGGTTCAGGCCTTGGGCTTCAAAATCCATATAACATCATGTTTATAAAAGAGTCCGTTTCTGTGCCTGTGATCGTTGATGCAGGTATAGGAAGTGCTGCGGACATACCCCCAGTTATGGAGTTGGGCGTGGATGGAGTGCTTACCAACACAGCTCTTGCGGAAGCAAAGGATCCCATAAAGATGGCTATAGCTATGAGGCACGCGGTTATAGCGGGCAGGCTCTCTTACCTTGCCGGAAGAATGCCCAAGAGAACCTATGCAGTTCCCTCCTCTCCTCTCAAAGGCGTTCCCTACAAGTCATGA
- a CDS encoding 3'-5' exonuclease, whose translation MFYYPDFLNRCIRHAYKNIHGEKFYACNWDVDIKAKIKDTTFVVCDTETTGLDLKKDEPIAIGALKVKDLCIDLSQSFYRLIKPQTPPKRSSIEVHGITPSDLDIAKEREEVSKEFLEFSRGSLLVGYFFYIDLVMLKKLLKSFCSVPFVPYSLDVLDLYKSEKHISLDEMLSLFDLPSSSHHSALEDAYMTALVFLKLIKPYENRRLKDLPIKVW comes from the coding sequence ATGTTTTACTATCCGGACTTTTTAAACAGGTGTATAAGGCATGCTTACAAAAATATACACGGGGAAAAGTTTTATGCGTGTAATTGGGATGTGGATATCAAGGCAAAGATTAAAGATACCACCTTTGTAGTATGCGATACGGAAACTACTGGACTTGACCTAAAGAAGGATGAACCTATAGCTATAGGAGCTTTGAAAGTAAAGGACCTATGCATTGATCTTAGTCAGAGCTTTTATCGGCTTATAAAACCCCAAACACCACCCAAGAGGTCATCCATAGAGGTACACGGCATAACTCCATCTGACCTTGACATTGCCAAAGAGCGGGAGGAGGTAAGTAAAGAGTTTTTGGAGTTTTCAAGGGGAAGTTTGTTGGTAGGCTACTTCTTTTACATAGACCTGGTGATGCTTAAAAAACTCTTAAAGAGCTTCTGTAGTGTTCCCTTTGTCCCTTACTCTCTTGATGTGCTTGATCTTTACAAGAGCGAAAAGCACATCTCCTTAGACGAGATGCTCTCACTTTTTGACCTTCCTTCCAGCTCTCATCACTCGGCCTTAGAAGACGCCTACATGACGGCTCTTGTCTTCCTTAAACTGATAAAACCTTACGAAAACAGGAGGCTAAAGGACCTACCTATAAAAGTGTGGTAA
- a CDS encoding DUF485 domain-containing protein, producing the protein MKEILESREFKELASKRNRVAGFLTFLQLLIYFGFIFVLAFKKEILSQKIGEGLTVGIPIGIAIIVISWILTGVYVYWANGFYDRAVEEIKDRLRR; encoded by the coding sequence ATGAAGGAAATATTGGAGTCAAGAGAGTTTAAGGAGTTAGCGTCAAAGAGAAACCGAGTAGCTGGATTTTTAACATTCCTCCAGCTCCTCATTTACTTTGGTTTTATATTCGTATTAGCTTTTAAGAAAGAAATACTTAGTCAAAAAATAGGCGAAGGTTTAACCGTTGGAATACCCATAGGGATAGCCATAATAGTTATTTCCTGGATACTTACAGGTGTGTATGTTTACTGGGCAAACGGTTTTTACGACAGAGCTGTTGAGGAAATAAAAGACAGGCTCAGGAGGTAA
- a CDS encoding DsbC family protein produces MLMLVLVFLLLIPAFGGDLYSEFVREQVKEIPLSKAIVVGNGNNKLITFINPDCPHCRKEWEELKPHLNRIKIYVFLFPFKTAPESYPKAFYIACSKNKLKALDEVLSGKLDGNPPKVKECPLVYEHINIAQKLGVRSTPYNIVLKEYKIIEGYNPELLKLLGVR; encoded by the coding sequence ATGCTTATGCTTGTATTGGTATTTTTGCTTTTAATACCTGCCTTTGGAGGAGACTTATACTCGGAATTTGTAAGGGAGCAGGTGAAAGAAATACCCTTAAGTAAAGCCATAGTTGTGGGAAATGGAAATAATAAGCTCATAACCTTTATAAATCCAGACTGTCCTCATTGTAGGAAAGAGTGGGAGGAGCTAAAACCCCACCTTAATAGGATCAAGATTTATGTATTCCTGTTTCCCTTCAAAACAGCTCCCGAAAGCTATCCCAAAGCCTTTTATATAGCATGCTCAAAGAATAAGCTAAAAGCCCTTGATGAGGTGCTATCGGGCAAGTTGGATGGCAATCCACCTAAGGTAAAGGAGTGTCCATTAGTATACGAACATATAAACATAGCGCAAAAACTCGGCGTTAGGTCAACACCTTATAACATAGTGCTAAAAGAATACAAAATCATAGAGGGATACAATCCTGAGCTTCTTAAACTCCTTGGTGTAAGATGA
- a CDS encoding putative nucleotidyltransferase substrate binding domain-containing protein, with translation MLDPERFLKETYPFDRLPEEEIKRISSNLLVRYYSKGETIFTEGSPPLEFLYVIRKGAVVLKRDRQNVDYLHEGDSFGYISLLGNTTSSSTAVATEDTILFMIPKPIFLRLVKDYEDLRNFYTNKLVNRIRKEKTTIRIGFERLANLPVRKIKLSPPLFVEGEESLSEVILKMVREGLTFAFVRDGDAVGIITERDIIRKVLAEGHDPKQRKAKDIASFPLIEIDADALLFDALLLMAKHNIRRLAVRDRGKIVGVLEDRDIISYESKNLLFLIKDIGRAKSIEDLAYIYSLVFQVAVEYITEGADPELVGRYISEINDKIMQRVVFLTIKEMGAEPPTAFGILVLGSEGRKEQSLKTDQDNALIYEDRPMLDISAKKYFEEFSGRYTKNLLKIGFPPCPGGVMLSNPVWRKSLEEWIKQVDMWIENPKGQHTLNVSIFFDFRGVFGSQSLVEELREHVLKKVSDNPVFLAFLASQAARFRVPLGFFRGFVVEKSGEHKGEFDIKAGGVLPIVQGVRVLALEHKIRLTNTFERIRELSSEGVISERFSRDLEDAYKFLMGLRLRFQAQEIIKGKEPTNYINPQALSRAERSVLKDVFGIVEELQNLLRHRYQLRYFM, from the coding sequence ATGCTTGACCCTGAGAGGTTTTTAAAAGAGACCTATCCCTTTGATAGGCTCCCAGAGGAGGAGATAAAGCGCATCAGTTCCAATCTGCTTGTAAGATACTACTCTAAAGGTGAGACCATCTTTACGGAAGGTAGTCCCCCTCTTGAGTTTCTGTATGTGATAAGAAAAGGTGCTGTTGTATTAAAGAGAGACAGGCAGAATGTGGATTACCTCCACGAAGGAGACAGTTTTGGATATATTTCCCTTCTGGGAAATACAACTTCTTCCTCAACTGCGGTAGCGACAGAAGATACCATACTTTTCATGATTCCCAAACCCATCTTTTTAAGGTTGGTAAAGGATTATGAGGACCTTAGAAACTTTTATACCAACAAGCTTGTCAACAGAATACGCAAAGAAAAAACCACCATCAGAATAGGCTTTGAGAGGTTAGCCAACTTACCTGTTAGAAAAATAAAGCTATCCCCTCCACTATTTGTGGAGGGCGAAGAAAGCCTTTCGGAAGTGATCCTGAAAATGGTCAGGGAGGGGCTCACCTTTGCTTTTGTGCGTGATGGTGATGCGGTAGGCATAATTACCGAGAGGGACATAATCAGAAAAGTGTTGGCGGAAGGGCATGATCCAAAACAAAGGAAGGCAAAGGATATTGCCTCTTTTCCTCTCATAGAGATAGATGCGGACGCTCTCCTCTTTGATGCTCTCCTACTTATGGCAAAACATAACATAAGAAGGCTTGCAGTAAGAGACAGGGGAAAGATAGTGGGCGTGCTGGAAGACAGAGACATAATATCTTACGAAAGTAAGAATCTTTTATTCCTGATTAAGGATATAGGTAGGGCAAAAAGCATTGAAGACCTTGCTTACATATACTCCCTTGTATTCCAAGTTGCCGTTGAATACATAACAGAAGGTGCGGACCCAGAGTTGGTAGGCAGGTATATATCCGAGATAAACGACAAAATCATGCAGAGAGTAGTGTTTCTTACCATAAAGGAGATGGGAGCCGAACCACCTACAGCTTTTGGCATACTTGTGCTTGGAAGTGAAGGGAGGAAGGAACAAAGCCTCAAAACTGATCAGGACAATGCCCTTATATATGAAGACAGACCTATGCTGGATATATCTGCCAAAAAGTACTTTGAGGAATTCTCAGGTAGATACACAAAAAACCTTCTCAAGATAGGTTTTCCTCCCTGTCCGGGTGGTGTTATGCTCTCAAACCCTGTATGGAGAAAGAGCTTAGAGGAGTGGATTAAACAGGTGGATATGTGGATAGAAAATCCGAAAGGTCAGCACACACTTAATGTATCCATATTCTTTGATTTCAGAGGCGTTTTTGGGTCCCAATCCCTTGTGGAAGAGCTACGTGAGCATGTGCTTAAAAAAGTGAGCGATAACCCCGTCTTTCTTGCCTTTTTGGCAAGTCAGGCGGCGAGATTTAGGGTACCGCTGGGCTTTTTTAGGGGTTTTGTCGTAGAAAAGTCTGGAGAACATAAAGGCGAGTTTGACATAAAAGCTGGAGGAGTACTTCCCATAGTGCAAGGTGTAAGAGTTTTGGCTCTTGAACACAAAATAAGGCTCACCAACACTTTTGAGAGGATAAGAGAGCTTTCTTCTGAAGGTGTTATCTCTGAAAGATTTTCAAGAGACCTTGAGGATGCTTACAAGTTTTTAATGGGATTGCGCCTCAGGTTCCAAGCTCAGGAGATTATAAAGGGCAAAGAACCCACCAACTACATAAACCCTCAGGCTCTCTCAAGAGCTGAAAGATCTGTACTAAAGGATGTTTTTGGGATAGTAGAGGAGCTTCAGAACCTTCTTCGCCACAGATACCAGCTGAGATACTTCATGTGA
- a CDS encoding AAA family ATPase: MIVVVMGFSGSGKSFIASILHQDFGFEWIRSDVIRKELAGLKQEERVRVGFGESIYSEEWTKRVYQEMIERAKKAHAAGKDVVLDATFLKKWQRKMVEEYFDKVLFLMAEAQEEEIERRLHSREDISDADFSVYLKQKEIFEPPEKALIINTQRSKEEIKAELQKVLGIPSASDSQEPC; encoded by the coding sequence ATGATAGTGGTGGTTATGGGATTTTCTGGGAGTGGCAAGTCCTTTATAGCCAGCATACTCCACCAAGATTTTGGTTTTGAGTGGATAAGAAGCGACGTTATAAGGAAGGAGCTGGCAGGTTTAAAGCAAGAAGAGCGTGTAAGGGTAGGTTTTGGTGAGAGCATATACTCGGAAGAGTGGACAAAGAGGGTTTATCAGGAGATGATAGAGAGAGCAAAGAAGGCTCATGCCGCCGGGAAGGATGTTGTGTTGGATGCAACCTTTCTTAAGAAGTGGCAGAGGAAGATGGTAGAGGAGTATTTTGATAAAGTTTTATTTTTAATGGCAGAGGCTCAGGAAGAAGAGATAGAGAGAAGACTACATAGCAGAGAGGACATATCGGACGCTGACTTTAGCGTTTATTTAAAGCAGAAGGAGATTTTTGAACCTCCCGAAAAGGCTCTGATAATAAATACACAGAGGAGTAAAGAAGAAATTAAGGCTGAGCTACAGAAGGTTCTTGGAATACCTTCTGCATCAGACAGTCAAGAGCCATGCTGA
- the actP gene encoding cation/acetate symporter ActP, with protein MQQTTLGQPNLVAIFFFFLFVLITLGITYWAAKRTRTTTEFYAAGRSISGLQNGLAISGDYMSAASFLGIAGLVALKGYDGLIYSIGFLVGWPIVMFLIAEQLRNLGKYTFADVVAYRLSQKPVRISASLGALSTVILYLIAQMVGSGSLIKLMFGLPYEVAVVIVGTIMIAYVLFGGMLATTWVQIIKAVLLLGGATLLALLALAQFGFSPTALFSKVVQNYGDKMLMPGGLVANPWDAVSLGIALMFGTAGLPHILMRFYTVPDAKEARKSVFYATGFIGYFYILTFIIGFGAAAMVGQEVISKIDKGGNMAAPLLAEAVGGTVFLGFIAAVAFATILAVVAGLTLAGASTLSHDLYVNVVRGGHSSEEEEVKVARVATLVLGILAIILGILFKGQNVAFMVGLAFAIAASANFPSLVMSIFWKKYTTAGAVASILTGTFLAVILIILSPTVWVDILKNSAPVFPWKNPALVSMSASFLVGILVSLLTKEESAEKKYEEEKVRTYLGIGAE; from the coding sequence ATGCAGCAGACAACCCTTGGACAACCTAACTTGGTAGCTATATTCTTTTTCTTCCTTTTCGTGCTGATAACGCTGGGTATAACTTACTGGGCGGCAAAGAGAACGAGAACTACCACCGAGTTTTACGCAGCGGGAAGGAGTATCTCCGGTCTTCAAAACGGGCTTGCTATATCTGGCGATTACATGAGCGCTGCATCCTTTTTGGGGATAGCTGGACTGGTAGCTCTAAAAGGCTATGACGGACTCATATACTCCATAGGCTTTCTGGTAGGCTGGCCTATAGTTATGTTTCTTATAGCGGAACAGCTGAGGAACCTCGGTAAATACACCTTTGCGGATGTAGTAGCTTACAGACTATCTCAGAAACCTGTCAGAATTTCTGCATCTCTGGGGGCTCTGTCCACCGTCATACTCTACCTGATAGCTCAGATGGTGGGTTCTGGTAGCCTCATAAAACTGATGTTTGGACTTCCGTACGAAGTGGCGGTGGTCATAGTGGGTACTATTATGATAGCCTATGTGCTGTTTGGGGGTATGCTTGCCACCACTTGGGTTCAAATTATAAAAGCGGTGTTGCTTCTGGGTGGTGCAACTCTTCTTGCTCTTCTTGCTCTTGCTCAGTTTGGTTTTAGCCCTACTGCGCTCTTTTCAAAGGTGGTGCAAAACTACGGAGATAAGATGCTCATGCCAGGTGGACTCGTGGCAAATCCGTGGGATGCTGTTTCTCTGGGTATTGCCCTCATGTTCGGCACAGCAGGACTGCCCCACATACTCATGAGGTTTTATACCGTTCCGGATGCAAAGGAGGCGAGGAAATCCGTCTTCTATGCTACAGGTTTTATAGGATATTTTTATATACTCACCTTCATAATAGGCTTTGGTGCTGCGGCAATGGTGGGGCAGGAGGTCATATCCAAGATAGATAAAGGTGGAAACATGGCAGCACCACTGCTGGCGGAGGCTGTGGGGGGAACGGTATTCTTGGGGTTTATTGCGGCGGTTGCCTTTGCCACCATACTGGCGGTGGTTGCAGGTCTTACATTGGCGGGAGCATCAACTCTCTCCCATGACCTATATGTCAATGTGGTAAGGGGAGGCCATTCCTCGGAGGAGGAAGAGGTCAAAGTTGCCAGAGTCGCAACCCTTGTGCTGGGTATTCTCGCCATCATCCTTGGCATACTCTTCAAGGGGCAAAATGTAGCCTTTATGGTGGGTCTTGCCTTTGCCATAGCAGCGAGTGCTAACTTCCCATCCTTAGTTATGTCCATATTCTGGAAGAAGTACACCACAGCTGGCGCAGTTGCCAGCATACTGACCGGAACTTTCTTAGCTGTGATTCTCATAATACTCAGCCCTACGGTATGGGTGGATATTCTTAAAAATTCAGCTCCCGTATTTCCTTGGAAGAATCCTGCTCTGGTGTCCATGAGCGCCTCCTTCTTAGTAGGTATATTGGTTTCCCTGCTTACCAAAGAAGAAAGCGCGGAGAAAAAGTACGAAGAAGAAAAGGTGAGGACTTACTTGGGTATAGGTGCGGAATGA